One Tripterygium wilfordii isolate XIE 37 chromosome 10, ASM1340144v1, whole genome shotgun sequence DNA segment encodes these proteins:
- the LOC120007351 gene encoding uncharacterized protein LOC120007351: protein METGQPKADNIVDVYMFIILGYSSSLDLMASDKSDVSLIRFNGKNYSAWSFHFRISVKGKELWGHVDGSNLAPDRNKDKDQYTKWEVKDAQVMAWILGSVEPNIILNLRSSKTAAEMWTYQQNTALHFQLEHELDALQHDSLSISDFYSSFNNLWAEYTDIVYATLPSEGLSFVQSVHETTKRDQFLMKLRPEFEGTRSNLMNRESVPSLDTCISDLLGEEQRLLTQTTMEQ from the exons ATggaaaccggacaacccaaagcggataatattgttgatgtgtatatg TTCATTATTCTCGGTTATTCTAGTTCTCTTGATCTCATGGCTTCAGATAAATCTGATGTTTCTCTGATTCGTTTCAATGGAAAGAACTACTCAGCTTGGTCGTTTCACTTCAGAATTTCTGTCAAAGGCAAAGAGCTGTGGGGACATGTTGATGGCAGTAACCTTGCTCCTGACAGAAACAAAGACAAAGACCAGTACACCAAGTGGGAAGTCAAGGATGCTCAAGTCATGGCATGGATCCTAGGATCTGTCGAACCCAACATCATCTTGAATCTTCGATCTTCTAAGACTGCAGCCGAGATGTGGACTTACCAACAAAACACTGCTCTTCATTTCCAACTTGAACATGAATTGGATGCTCTACAACATGATAGTCTCTCTATTTCTGATTTTTACTCTAGTTTCAATAATCTTTGGGCTGAATACACTGATATAGTTTATGCTACATTACCATCCGAAGGTCTTAGTTTTGTTCAATCTGTCCATGAAACTACTAAGAGGGATCAATTTCTAATGAAACTGAGACCTGAATTTGAGGGGACCAGATCCAATCTTATGAATCGAGAATCTGTTCCCTCCTTGGACACATGCATCAGTGATCTACTTGGTGAGGAACAACGTCTTCTCACTCAAACCACAATGGAACAATGA
- the LOC120007810 gene encoding protein ALTERED PHOSPHATE STARVATION RESPONSE 1-like, with protein sequence MGCNQSKIENEEAVSRCKERRQFMKLAVSGRNAFAAAHSAYAVSIKNTGAALSDYAHGELHTIASAVPATEPTSSMATTVSMEMPPPPPPPKDFQPLKRSATMPEMVRKVRGDHKPMSPTIEEEEDEMMDVDKEELVRKRSGSSRGKRVAYDDEAEARLQKDRQRQKEELERTRASPAPAPQNDSTWEYFFNTENMPGPSLAEVAEQPEVNVNKEEIDRKVFDEMMKKEEEEEEEEEVVVPETSVPDNVEEVAVPEEMAAAGKVAKKGKTGIGAGPPVVGERRVGRMNLNLIKIFEELDDHFLKASETAHEVSKMLEATRLHYHSNFADNRGHIDHAARVMRVITWNRSFKGLPDLYGGRDDFDSKEHETHASVLDKLLAWEKKLYDEVKEGEIMKFEYQKKVAMLHKQKKKGAHSESSEKLKAAVSHLHTRYIIDMQSLDSTVSEINCLRDEHLYPKLVQLVDGMAIMWDTMRTHHGSQFKLVAALRSLDVATLSSLDIQFSKETSEHDHERTLQLSAVVQDWHLQFCKLIDHQKEHIKALNGWLKLNIISIESSLREKVSSPPRIESPPIQALLIRWHDYLDKLPDEGARSAINNFAAVVHTIIQHQEEEMKLRDKCEDTRKELSRKTRQFEDWCHKYMQRRTPDELVSEGGEDNIHTDVLAERQFIVENVKNRLEQEEEAYKKQCIQVQEKSITSLKTRLPELFRSMSEIAFACSQMYKNLRSMSQS encoded by the exons ATGGGTTGCAATCAGTCCAAGATCGAGAACGAGGAGGCAGTGTCGCGATGCAAGGAACGCAGGCAGTTCATGAAACTTGCAGTCTCCGGCCGTAATGCCTTCGCCGCCGCCCACTCTGCCTACGCTGTATCCATTAAAAACACCGGCGCGGCCCTCAGTGACTACGCGCACGGCGAGCTCCACACCATCGCTTCCGCCGTCCCCGCTACCGAACCGACCTCATCTATGGCAACGACAGTGTCCATGGAAATGCCTCCTCCGCCGCCTCCTCCCAAGGATTTCCAGCCCCTCAAACGGTCCGCCACCATGCCTGAGATGGTGCGCAAAGTCAGAGGAGATCATAAACCCATGAGTCCCACGATAGAGGAGGAGGAAGACGAGATGATGGATGTTGATAAAGAAGAGTTGGTGAGAAAAAGAAGTGGAAGCAGTCGTGGCAAGCGAGTTGCTTATGATGATGAAGCAGAAGCACGGCTTCAGAAAGACCGACAACGTCAGAAGGAGGAACTAGAGAGGACGCGGGCCTCACCGGCACCTGCCCCTCAAAATGATTCGACATGGGAATACTTCTTTAATACGGAGAACATGCCAGGGCCGAGCTTGGCTGAGGTGGCAGAGCAACCGGAGGTGAATGTGAACAAGGAGGAGATTGATCGGAAGGTCTTTGATGAAATGATgaagaaagaggaagaggaagaggaggaggaggaggtggttgTGCCAGAAACGTCAGTACCGGATAATGTAGAGGAAGTGGCTGTGCCAGAAGAAATGGCAGCAGCGGGGAAGGTGGCGAAGAAGGGGAAGACAGGGATAGGGGCAGGTCCTCCAGTTGTGGGGGAGAGGAGAGTGGGTAGGATGAATTTGAATTTAATCAAGATTTTTGAGGAGCTTGATGATCATTTTCTGAAAGCTTCAGAGACTGCTCACGAGGTTTCCAAAATGTTGGAAGCTACTCGTTTGCATTATCACTCTAATTTTGCAGATAATCGAG GACATATTGATCACGCTGCTCGAGTTATGCGTGTTATTACATGGAATCGGTCATTTAAAGGGCTTCCAGATCTTTATGGCGGAAGGGATGATTTTGACTCAAAAGAGCATGAAACTCATGCCAGTGTGTTGGATAAGTTGCTTGCATGGGAGAAAAAACTTTACGATGAAGTGAAG GAAGGTGAAATTATGAAATTTGAATACCAAAAGAAGGTTGCTATGCTGCACAAGCAGAAGAAAAAAGGTGCCCACTCGGAATCATCGGAGAAATTAAAAGCAGCGGTAAGCCATCTGCATACAAGATACATTATTGACATGCAATCCTTGGATTCAACAGTTTCTGAGATAAACTGTTTACGAGATGAACATTTATATCCAAAGCTTGTTCAGCTTGTTGATGG GATGGCCATTATGTGGGATACTATGCGGACTCACCATGGGAGCCAGTTTAAGCTTGTGGCGGCATTGAGATCATTGGATGTTGCAACCCTGAGTTCCTTGGATATACAATTCTCCAAGGAAACTAGCGAGCACGACCATGAGCGCACTTTGCAACTAAGTGCTGTTGTGCAAGATTGGCATTTACAATTTTGTAAGCTAATAGATCATCAGAAAGAGCACATAAAGGCCCTCAATGGATGGTTAAAACTAAATATCATCTCCATTGAGAGTAGTTTAAGGGAGAAGGTTTCTTCCCCACCAAGGATTGAGAGTCCCCCAATTCAGGCACTTCTCATTCGCTGGCATGATTATCTGGACAAACTTCCTGATGAGGGTGCTAGAAGTGCTATAAATAACTTTGCTGCTGTAGTACACACTATTATCCAGCACCAAGAAGAAGAGATGAAATTGAGAGACAAATGTGAGGACACAAGGAAGGAGCTTTCCCGCAAGACCCGTCAGTTTGAAGATTGGTGTCACAAGTATATGCAGCGGAGGACACCTGATGAATTGGTTTCAGAGGGGGGTGAAGATAACATTCATACCGATGTTCTTGCAGAGAGGCAGTTTATTGTGGAAAATGTTAAAAACCGATTGGAACAGGAGGAGGAAGCTTACAAGAAGCAATGCATTCAAGTACAGGAGAAGTCCATCACGAGTCTGAAGACTCGCTTGCCGGAGCTCTTCAGGTCGATGTCCGAAATTGCTTTTGCATGTTCCCAAATGTACAAGAACTTGAGATCTATGTCTCAGAGCTGA
- the LOC120007899 gene encoding uncharacterized protein LOC120007899 isoform X1, with the protein MFKPKFYAKCKSSLKTTKTRIEVLKKKKGSVVKFLKSDIAELLRTGLDYNAYCRAEGVMIEQDRLSCYHLIDQFVGCISSNLSAMQKQSNWRSAWGNQMLTKVIGDVLRKYRHQTLETWECPEECREAVASLIYATARFSEFPELRDLRTLFTEKYGNSLEPFTSKEFVEKLSSKTVTKEMKLQLMHDIAQEFSIDWDAKSLEQKLYKLPSSKQESTYDSYNMKTDDDAYNQKKSRDGIIQEDMTIDKVAHHQARKGVKNGGHNQQSSSDDESAGGMTSSTSVDSCSEDEVSSKIPLFSKFKPPPYFKAKAEREESRLAEEYSKPENNFAAVVEENNHRDDSVQEEKPKPISVRRRNLKPPPGRENIGSTKTNLASNTILNGKKQKEPSHEMDEEEKELDELLTHYTKNDLPGEPSKGKPYIKPPPSHYKPENAEGSTRQRNTKLSVPPGRAASMPAEPTTPTESHARSNSLQPETLAGHVHPKLPDYDNLAAQIAALKGR; encoded by the exons ATGTTCAAGCCCAAGTTCTATGCGAAATG CAAGTCATCATTGAAGACCACAAAGACGCGAATTGAGGtgttaaagaagaagaaaggctcTGTGGTGAAGTTCCTTAAGAGCGACATTGCTGAACTTCTCAGGACTGGTCTTGATTACAATGCTTATTGCAGg GCTGAAGGGGTTATGATTGAGCAAGACAGGTTATCCTGCTACCATTTGATTGATCAGTTTGTTGGGTGTATCTCAAGCAATCTTTCAGCCATGCAGAAGCAGAG TAATTGGAGAAGTGCCTGGGGAAATCAGATGCTTACCAAAGTAATTGGAGATGTGCTTAGGAAATACAGACACCAAACGTTGGAAACCTG GGAGTGCCCTGAAGAATGTAGAGAGGCTGTAGCATCCCTCATTTATGCTACAGCTAGATTTTCTGAATTTCCAGAACTCCGCGATCTTAGAACTCTGTTCACCGAGAAGTATGGGAACTCCCTTGAACCATTCACAAGCAAAGAG TTTGTTGAGAAGCTGAGTTCAAAGACGGTGACAAAGGAGATGAAGCTGCAGTTAATGCATGATATAGCACAAGAGTTCTCTATTGATTGGGATGCCAAGTCTTTGGAACAAAAGCTCTATAAACTGCCTTCATCTAAACAA GAGAGCACGTATGATTCATACAACATGAAGACTGATGATGATGCATACAATCAAAAGAAAAGCAGGGATGGCATAATCCAGGAAGACATGACAATAGACAAAGTAGCCCACCATCAAGCCAGAAAGGGTGTTAAAAATGGTGGACACAATCAACAGAGTAGTAGTGATGATGAATCAGCCGGCGGAATGACAAGTTCAACTTCAGTAGATAGCTGCTCGGAGGATGAAGTGAGCAGTAAAATACCCCTTTTCTCCAAATTTAAACCTCCTCCGTATTTCAAGGCAAAggcagaaagagaagaaagccGTCTAGCAGAGGAGTACtcaaaaccagaaaataattTCGCTGCAGTTGTAGAGGAAAACAACCACAGAGATGATTCTGTTCAGGAGGAGAAGCCAAAGCCAATATCAGTTAGAAGAAGAAACTTGAAGCCACCTCCAGGACGTGAAAACATTGGCAGTACAAAGACTAATCTGGCTTCGAACACTATACTAAacggaaagaaacaaaaagagccAAGCCATGAGATGGATGAGGAGGAAAAGGAACTTGATGAGCTTCTGACCCACTACACCAAGAATGATTTGCCGGGTGAACCGAGTAAAGGGAAGCCTTATATAAAACCTCCTCCTTCACATTATAAACCTGAAAATGCTGAAGGCAGCACAAGGCAGAGAAACACCAAGTTATCTGTTCCACCAGGAAGAGCAGCGTCTATGCCAGCTGAACCAACAACACCTACTGAGTCTCATGCTCGAAGCAATTCATTGCAGCCTGAGACATTAGCTGGACATGTTCATCCTAAGCTGCCAGACTATGACAATCTAGCAGCTCAAATTGCAGCTCTCAAAGGCAGATAA
- the LOC120007899 gene encoding uncharacterized protein LOC120007899 isoform X2 produces the protein MFKPKFYAKCKSSLKTTKTRIEVLKKKKGSVVKFLKSDIAELLRTGLDYNAYCRAEGVMIEQDRLSCYHLIDQFVGCISSNLSAMQKQRECPEECREAVASLIYATARFSEFPELRDLRTLFTEKYGNSLEPFTSKEFVEKLSSKTVTKEMKLQLMHDIAQEFSIDWDAKSLEQKLYKLPSSKQESTYDSYNMKTDDDAYNQKKSRDGIIQEDMTIDKVAHHQARKGVKNGGHNQQSSSDDESAGGMTSSTSVDSCSEDEVSSKIPLFSKFKPPPYFKAKAEREESRLAEEYSKPENNFAAVVEENNHRDDSVQEEKPKPISVRRRNLKPPPGRENIGSTKTNLASNTILNGKKQKEPSHEMDEEEKELDELLTHYTKNDLPGEPSKGKPYIKPPPSHYKPENAEGSTRQRNTKLSVPPGRAASMPAEPTTPTESHARSNSLQPETLAGHVHPKLPDYDNLAAQIAALKGR, from the exons ATGTTCAAGCCCAAGTTCTATGCGAAATG CAAGTCATCATTGAAGACCACAAAGACGCGAATTGAGGtgttaaagaagaagaaaggctcTGTGGTGAAGTTCCTTAAGAGCGACATTGCTGAACTTCTCAGGACTGGTCTTGATTACAATGCTTATTGCAGg GCTGAAGGGGTTATGATTGAGCAAGACAGGTTATCCTGCTACCATTTGATTGATCAGTTTGTTGGGTGTATCTCAAGCAATCTTTCAGCCATGCAGAAGCAGAG GGAGTGCCCTGAAGAATGTAGAGAGGCTGTAGCATCCCTCATTTATGCTACAGCTAGATTTTCTGAATTTCCAGAACTCCGCGATCTTAGAACTCTGTTCACCGAGAAGTATGGGAACTCCCTTGAACCATTCACAAGCAAAGAG TTTGTTGAGAAGCTGAGTTCAAAGACGGTGACAAAGGAGATGAAGCTGCAGTTAATGCATGATATAGCACAAGAGTTCTCTATTGATTGGGATGCCAAGTCTTTGGAACAAAAGCTCTATAAACTGCCTTCATCTAAACAA GAGAGCACGTATGATTCATACAACATGAAGACTGATGATGATGCATACAATCAAAAGAAAAGCAGGGATGGCATAATCCAGGAAGACATGACAATAGACAAAGTAGCCCACCATCAAGCCAGAAAGGGTGTTAAAAATGGTGGACACAATCAACAGAGTAGTAGTGATGATGAATCAGCCGGCGGAATGACAAGTTCAACTTCAGTAGATAGCTGCTCGGAGGATGAAGTGAGCAGTAAAATACCCCTTTTCTCCAAATTTAAACCTCCTCCGTATTTCAAGGCAAAggcagaaagagaagaaagccGTCTAGCAGAGGAGTACtcaaaaccagaaaataattTCGCTGCAGTTGTAGAGGAAAACAACCACAGAGATGATTCTGTTCAGGAGGAGAAGCCAAAGCCAATATCAGTTAGAAGAAGAAACTTGAAGCCACCTCCAGGACGTGAAAACATTGGCAGTACAAAGACTAATCTGGCTTCGAACACTATACTAAacggaaagaaacaaaaagagccAAGCCATGAGATGGATGAGGAGGAAAAGGAACTTGATGAGCTTCTGACCCACTACACCAAGAATGATTTGCCGGGTGAACCGAGTAAAGGGAAGCCTTATATAAAACCTCCTCCTTCACATTATAAACCTGAAAATGCTGAAGGCAGCACAAGGCAGAGAAACACCAAGTTATCTGTTCCACCAGGAAGAGCAGCGTCTATGCCAGCTGAACCAACAACACCTACTGAGTCTCATGCTCGAAGCAATTCATTGCAGCCTGAGACATTAGCTGGACATGTTCATCCTAAGCTGCCAGACTATGACAATCTAGCAGCTCAAATTGCAGCTCTCAAAGGCAGATAA